The Bdellovibrionales bacterium sequence AACGACGGTCAAAAACGCTTTGGGCGCGGCAGGACGGCCATGGAAATAAAGCCGGTCGATCAATTTATTGCGAAGGAATTGGCCGTCTTGCCCATCAATGGACTCAATAAAAACGTCACTCATGGAAGCTGTGACGGCGTGCGAGCCCGCATGATCGCCATAAATCGGGGAAAAGCCGCACGCCGAAAGCAGCAGCAGACCCATCAGAAAAGCGCGAGGGCGAAAGGTCATCATGCCACCACGACGCTAACGATTTTGTTTGGCACGACGATAATCTTTTTCATCGTTTTACCTTCCATGGCTCTCTTGACCCCCGCCTCCGCCAGCGCCGCTTCTTCAATGGCTTTGACGCTTGCGTCCTTGGGAATCGTGATGGTTGCACGAAGCTTGCCGTTCACCTGCACCGCGATGGTTGTGGTGTTTTCCACCAGCAAAGCGGGATCGGCTTTCGGCCATGTGCCTTGGACCAGCGGCGTGGTGTGGCCCAGTTGTTGCCACAGCTCTTCCGTGATGTGGGGCAGCATGGGGTTCAAAAGACGTACCAGTGTTTCGATGCCCTCGCGTAGAACGGCGGCATCGCCCTCAAAAGACTCCAAAGCGTTGGCCATCTCACGCGCCCGCGCGACGGCGCGGTTGAAGTGGAAGCGCTCAATGTCGGCGGTGAAGTCCGCGATGGTGCGGTGGATCGTTTGTCGCAAGGCGAGCGTTTTGTCCGCATCGCTCTTGTCGTTTGTCGGCGCGGCTTCAGCTTTGTCCAGCAAGCGCCACAGGCGACCAATAAAGCGCCATGCGCCTTCAACGCCAGCCTCTGACCATTCAATGTCGCGTTCCGGCGGGCTGTCGGACAGCATGAAAAGCCGCGCCGTATCTGCGCCGTAAAGCTTGATGATCTTGCCCGGATCGACGACGTTCTTTTTGGATTTGCTCATGACCTCGATGCGGCCAATCGTGACGGGGCGGCCCGTCTGCGCGTGAACGCCAGAGCCATCCGCATGACGTTTGACTTCTTCGGGGTACAGCCATGCGCCGTTTTCATCCTTATAGGATTCGTGGCAGACCATGCCTTGCGTGAACAGGCCGGTAAAAGGCTCATCGATTTTCAAATGCCCTGTGGCTTTCATCGCGCGGGCAAAGAAGCGGGCATAGAGCAAATGCAAGATCGCGTGTTCAACGCCGCCGACATATTGATCGACGGGCAGCCAGTAATCGACATCCTTCGGATCGACGGGCTTATCCTCGCATGTTGCCGAGCAGTAACGCGCATAGTACCAGCTGGAATCCACAAAGGTGTCGCAGGTGTCGGTCTCGCGCAACGCGGGCTTGCCACATTGGGGGCATGCGACATGCTTCCACGTTGGGTGATGGTCCAGCGGATTGCCTGCCTTGTCCAGCGTAACGTCGTCGGGCAGCGCGACGGGCAAATCTTTTTCCGGCACAGGCACTGCGCCGCAGTGCTCGCAGTGAATGATCGGGATGGGGCAGCCCCAATAGCGTTGGCGGCTAACGCACCAATCGCGCAGGCGGTATTGTACGGTTCCTTTGCCCGCGCCCAGCCCTTCGATTTTCTTGATCGCGGCCTTAAGCGCCTCGACGGTTCCAAGTCCATCTAAAAACTGTGAGTTAAAGGCTTTGCCTTCGCCGGTATAGGCAACATCGCCCACGGTAAAGGTGGCCGCGTCTTCACCGTCAGGCAGCACGACCGCCTTGACGGGCAGGTTATATTTGCGGGCAAAGTCTAAATCGCGTTGATCGTGCGCGGGGCAGCCAAAGATCGCGCCCGTGCCGTATTCGACCAAGACGAAGTTGGCGACAAAGACAGGCAGCGTCCACGACGCGTCAAAGGGATGAACGACCCGCGCCCCTGTATCAAAGCCCTTCTTCTCGCCCTTTTCGATATCGACGATGCTGGTTCCCGTGCGGTTACAATCGGCGCAGAAGGCCGCTAACTTCTCGTCCTTTTGCGCCAGCTCTTTGGCCAAAGGATGGTTGGCCGAGATCGCGACAAACGATGCGCCAAACAAAGTATCGGGGC is a genomic window containing:
- the leuS gene encoding leucine--tRNA ligase, with amino-acid sequence MSERYNAPATEAKWQQYWLQNQSFKAVTDTSRPKYYALSMLPYPSGRIHMGHVRNYTLGDVVARYKRAMGFNVLHPMGWDAFGLPAENAARGNKTHPATWTYDNIKVMKAELQSMGLSLDWDREIATCDVSYYKHQQKLFLDFLKAGLVYRKEAWANWDPVDNTVLANEQVIEGRGWRSGALVEKKLLSQWFLNITSYSEDLLQSLKTLDRWPDKVRLMQENWIGKSEGAYVDFCVARDCSALRATATACEHGAVETIQVFTTRPDTLFGASFVAISANHPLAKELAQKDEKLAAFCADCNRTGTSIVDIEKGEKKGFDTGARVVHPFDASWTLPVFVANFVLVEYGTGAIFGCPAHDQRDLDFARKYNLPVKAVVLPDGEDAATFTVGDVAYTGEGKAFNSQFLDGLGTVEALKAAIKKIEGLGAGKGTVQYRLRDWCVSRQRYWGCPIPIIHCEHCGAVPVPEKDLPVALPDDVTLDKAGNPLDHHPTWKHVACPQCGKPALRETDTCDTFVDSSWYYARYCSATCEDKPVDPKDVDYWLPVDQYVGGVEHAILHLLYARFFARAMKATGHLKIDEPFTGLFTQGMVCHESYKDENGAWLYPEEVKRHADGSGVHAQTGRPVTIGRIEVMSKSKKNVVDPGKIIKLYGADTARLFMLSDSPPERDIEWSEAGVEGAWRFIGRLWRLLDKAEAAPTNDKSDADKTLALRQTIHRTIADFTADIERFHFNRAVARAREMANALESFEGDAAVLREGIETLVRLLNPMLPHITEELWQQLGHTTPLVQGTWPKADPALLVENTTTIAVQVNGKLRATITIPKDASVKAIEEAALAEAGVKRAMEGKTMKKIIVVPNKIVSVVVA